One Oryza brachyantha chromosome 3, ObraRS2, whole genome shotgun sequence DNA segment encodes these proteins:
- the LOC102721824 gene encoding protein DETOXIFICATION 40-like, protein MADSGGGATDEQSLSDRLEDILANRDGVPWARLAWRAAALELRLLAPVAAPAVVVYAINNALCFSTLVFSGHLGNLELAAASLGNNGIQIFAYGLMLGMGSAVETLCGQAYGAHKYDMLGIYMQRSVILLTAVGVPLAAVYALSRPILLHLGQSPAIADAAQLFMYGLIPQIFAYAANFPIQKFLQAQSIVAPSAYISAAALALHLVLGWLAVYRLRMGLLGASLVLSLSWWAAVAAQFAYIVAGERCRRTWTGLSWRAFSGLPGFLRLSASSAVMLCLETWYYQVVVLVAGLLPDPQLALDALTVCLTLFGWMFMVSIGFNAAASVRVGNELGAGHPRAAAFSVVVVTAMSLAITAAMAAMFLVFRGYVSYIFTRGEAVARAVSDLAPLLAATIVLNGIQPVLSGVAVGCGWQRFVAFVNVGCYYIVGIPVGVLLGFRFHLGAKGIWGGMLGGTCMQALLLSWTIFRADWNKEVDETKKRLNKWEGQTSSLL, encoded by the exons ATGGCCGACAGCGGTGGCGGGGCGACCGACGAGCAGAGCCTGAGCGACCGGCTGGAGGACATTCTGGCCAACCGCGACGGCGTCCCGTGGGCGCGCCTCGcgtggcgtgcggcggcgctggagctCAGGCTGCTTGCGCCggtcgccgcgccggcggtggtCGTGTACGCGATCAACAACGCGCTCTGCTTCTCCACGCTCGTCTTCTCCGGCCACCTCGGCAAcctcgagctcgccgccgcgtcgctggGAAACAACGGCATTCAGATCTTCGCCTACGGTCTCATG CTGGGAATGGGCAGCGCCGTGGAGACCCTGTGTGGCCAGGCGTATGGTGCACACAAGTACGACATGCTCGGCATCTACATGCAGCGCTCGGTcatcctcctcaccgccgtcggCGTTCCGCTCGCGGCGGTCTACGCCCTCTCGCGGCCGATCCTCCTCCATCTCGGCCAgtcgccggccatcgccgacgccgcccagCTCTTCATGTACGGCCTCATCCCGCAGATCTTCGCGTACGCCGCCAACTTCCCCATCCAGAAGTTCCTGCAGGCGCAGAGCATCGTGGCGCCCAGCGCCTACatctccgcggcggcgctggcgctgcACCTGGTGCTCGGCTGGCTCGCCGTGTACAGGCTCCGCATGGGCCTCCTCGGCGCGTCGCTGGTGCTCAGCCTCAGCTGGTGggcggccgtcgcggcgcaGTTCGCGTacatcgtcgccggcgagcggtgCCGGAGGACGTGGACGGGGCTGTCGTGGCGGGCGTTCTCCGGCCTGCCGGGCTTCCTGAGGCTGTCGGCGTCGTCCGCCGTGATGCTCTGCCTCGAGACGTGGTACTACcaggtcgtcgtcctcgtcgccgggctGCTTCCCGACCCGCAGCTTGCCCTCGACGCCCTCACTGTCTG CTTGACTCTGTTCGGGTGGATGTTCATGGTCTCCATTGGATTCAACGCTGCTGCCAg TGTTCGAGTTGGGAACGAGCTGGGTGCCGGCCACCCGAGGGCGGCCGCGTtctcggtggtggtggtgacggcgATGTCGCTGGCCATAAcagccgccatggccgccatgTTCCTCGTCTTCCGTGGCTACGTCAGCTACATCTTCACCAGGGGAGAGGCCGTGGCGCGCGCCGTCTCTGACCTTGccccgctgctcgccgccaccatcgtcCTCAACGGCATCCAGCCGGTCCTCTCCG GAGTGGCTGTTGGCTGTGGATGGCAGAGGTTTGTAGCCTTCGTGAATGTGGGATGCTACTACATCGTCGGCATTCCTGTTGGTGTTCTGCTCGGCTTCAGGTTCCATCTTGGAGCAAAG GGCATCTGGGGTGGGATGCTCGGTGGCACCTGCATGCAGGCTCTGCTCTTGTCATGGACTATTTTTAGGGCCGACTGGAACAAAGAG GTGGATGAAACGAAGAAAAGATTGAACAAGTGGGAGG gacagaccagctcactccta